A genomic region of Pseudomonas abietaniphila contains the following coding sequences:
- a CDS encoding CheW domain-containing protein, protein MNRPLDIASRPQLALQNYLDALLQDATEELEAVESIDEFQAAVLEEQAHDARMRSAVAEAVAAAVPVSRPAPVSLAFTPEPVARLATVRETAPLARPLADPVTTQFLETPVILPPVIAPPLIAPAVVEPVTAEPTVGLVEPVADVHLPAQRTPTPPPTSDERPAWADEPFECLLFDVAGLTLAVPLVCLGSIYPLAGHDLTPLFGQPDWFLGILPSQAGNLKVLDTARWIMPDRYRDDFRQGLQYVISVQGYEWGLAVHQVSRSLRLDPKEIKWRTHRGQRPWLAGTVIEHMCALLDVSELAELIASGAVKQMQARK, encoded by the coding sequence ATGAACCGCCCTCTGGACATCGCATCACGACCGCAACTGGCGCTGCAGAACTACCTCGACGCGTTGCTTCAAGACGCCACCGAAGAACTGGAAGCCGTCGAAAGCATCGATGAGTTTCAAGCGGCCGTGCTCGAAGAGCAGGCTCACGATGCACGCATGCGTTCGGCCGTTGCCGAAGCCGTAGCGGCGGCCGTCCCGGTCAGCCGACCTGCGCCGGTGTCGCTGGCGTTCACGCCTGAGCCTGTCGCACGACTGGCGACCGTTCGCGAGACAGCACCGCTGGCCAGACCGCTTGCTGACCCCGTGACGACCCAATTCCTTGAAACGCCGGTTATTCTGCCGCCGGTGATCGCACCTCCCTTGATCGCTCCCGCCGTCGTCGAACCGGTCACTGCGGAACCGACGGTGGGACTGGTCGAGCCCGTGGCCGACGTGCACTTGCCGGCGCAACGCACGCCAACTCCGCCGCCTACGTCCGATGAGCGTCCGGCCTGGGCAGACGAGCCGTTCGAATGCCTGCTGTTCGATGTCGCCGGGCTGACCCTGGCGGTGCCACTGGTGTGTCTGGGTTCGATCTATCCATTGGCCGGGCATGACCTGACGCCGTTGTTCGGGCAACCGGACTGGTTCCTCGGGATTCTGCCCAGTCAGGCCGGCAACCTGAAAGTGCTGGATACCGCCCGCTGGATCATGCCGGACCGCTACCGCGACGATTTTCGTCAGGGCTTGCAGTACGTCATCTCGGTTCAGGGCTACGAGTGGGGATTGGCGGTGCATCAGGTCAGCCGCTCGCTGCGCCTGGACCCGAAAGAAATCAAATGGCGCACCCATCGCGGTCAACGTCCGTGGCTTGCCGGGACGGTGATCGAACACATGTGTGCGTTGCTGGACGTGTCCGAACTGGCCGAGCTGATCGCCAGCGGTGCGGTCAAGCAGATGCAGGCTCGTAAATAA
- a CDS encoding flagellar motor protein, with protein sequence MDVLTLIGIILAFVAIIGGNFLEGGHLGALLNGPAALIVLGGTLAACLLQTPMSAFKRAIQIFVWILFPPRIDLAGGIDRVVSWSLTARKEGLLGLESVADGEPDAYSRKGLQLLVDGAEPEAIRSILEVDFMTQESRDIQAAKVFESMGGCAPTVGIIGAVMGLIHVMGNLADPNQLGSGIAVAFVATIYGVASANLILLPVANKLKAVAIRQSRYREMLLEGLLSIAEGENPRSIELKLQGFME encoded by the coding sequence ATGGATGTTTTGACACTTATCGGGATCATTCTGGCGTTCGTCGCCATCATCGGCGGTAACTTTCTGGAAGGTGGCCACCTGGGCGCCTTGCTCAACGGGCCCGCTGCGCTGATCGTGCTGGGCGGCACCCTCGCGGCCTGCCTGTTGCAGACGCCGATGAGCGCCTTCAAACGCGCGATTCAGATCTTCGTCTGGATTCTGTTTCCGCCGCGCATCGACCTGGCCGGCGGCATCGACCGTGTGGTGTCGTGGAGCCTGACCGCGCGCAAGGAAGGCCTGCTGGGCCTTGAATCCGTGGCCGATGGCGAGCCCGATGCGTACTCGCGCAAAGGCCTGCAATTGCTGGTCGACGGTGCCGAGCCGGAAGCCATTCGCAGCATCCTGGAAGTGGACTTCATGACCCAGGAAAGCCGTGACATTCAGGCGGCCAAAGTCTTTGAAAGCATGGGCGGCTGCGCGCCGACCGTGGGCATCATCGGTGCGGTCATGGGCCTGATCCACGTGATGGGCAACCTTGCTGACCCGAACCAGTTGGGCAGTGGCATTGCAGTCGCGTTCGTGGCAACCATCTATGGCGTGGCTTCGGCCAACCTGATCCTGCTGCCGGTGGCCAACAAGCTCAAAGCCGTTGCCATTCGTCAGTCGCGTTACCGTGAAATGCTTCTCGAAGGCCTGCTGTCCATTGCCGAAGGCGAGAACCCGCGTTCGATCGAATTGAAGCTGCAAGGCTTCATGGAGTGA
- a CDS encoding protein phosphatase CheZ → MDSKDSTMGDFESTLKKHAQELVASLEKGKFGDAVQLIHELNQTRDRGLYQEVGKLTRELHSAIVNFQIDPHMPQAEEVSQITDATERLSYVVRLTEGAANRTMDLVEQSTPLMNGLSADAKALSADWGRFMRREIGAEEFRDLARRVEGFLTRSEKETHEVASHLNDILLAQDYQDLTGQVIKRVTQLVTEVESNLLKLVLMASQVDRFAGIEHDQEVFRKQKEEEKLHSKGEGPQIHADKREDVVSGQDDVDDLLSSLGF, encoded by the coding sequence ATGGATTCCAAAGATTCGACAATGGGTGACTTCGAGTCGACCCTGAAGAAACACGCACAGGAACTCGTCGCCAGCCTTGAAAAAGGCAAGTTCGGCGACGCCGTGCAACTTATCCATGAGCTTAATCAGACCCGGGATCGCGGCCTGTATCAGGAAGTTGGCAAGCTCACGCGTGAACTCCACAGTGCGATCGTCAATTTCCAGATTGACCCGCATATGCCGCAAGCCGAAGAAGTGTCCCAGATCACCGATGCCACCGAGCGCCTGTCGTATGTGGTCAGGCTCACGGAAGGTGCGGCCAACCGCACCATGGATCTGGTGGAGCAAAGCACGCCTTTGATGAACGGCCTCAGTGCCGACGCCAAGGCGTTGAGTGCCGATTGGGGGCGCTTCATGCGTCGCGAGATCGGCGCCGAAGAGTTTCGTGATCTGGCCCGCCGCGTCGAAGGTTTTCTGACGCGCAGCGAGAAGGAGACCCATGAGGTCGCCAGCCACCTGAACGACATTCTGCTGGCTCAGGATTATCAGGACCTGACCGGTCAGGTGATCAAGCGCGTCACGCAGTTGGTGACGGAAGTGGAGAGCAATCTGCTCAAGCTCGTGCTGATGGCCAGCCAGGTCGATCGCTTTGCCGGGATCGAGCACGATCAGGAAGTGTTCCGTAAGCAAAAAGAAGAAGAAAAACTTCATTCCAAGGGTGAAGGTCCGCAGATTCATGCCGATAAACGTGAAGACGTCGTATCCGGTCAGGATGATGTAGACGATCTGCTATCCAGCCTTGGCTTCTAA
- a CDS encoding ParA family protein → MRVWAVANQKGGVGKTTTSIALAGLLAEAGKRVVVVDLDPHGSMTSYFGHNPDALEHSCFDLFLNKGAVPDGLPGQLLLPTSDKRISLLPSSTALATLERQSPGQSGLGLVIAKSLAQLWQDFDYAIIDSPPLLGVLMVNALAASQQLAIPVQTEFLAVKGLERMVNTLAMINRSRKVPLPYTIVPTLFDRRTQASMGTLKLLRDSFPEHVWNAFIPVDTRLRDASRAGVTPSQFDNKSRGVLAYRALLKHMLTEQLVGQVA, encoded by the coding sequence ATGAGAGTCTGGGCAGTAGCCAATCAGAAAGGCGGGGTCGGCAAGACCACCACCTCAATCGCTTTAGCCGGGTTGCTGGCCGAGGCGGGCAAGCGCGTGGTCGTGGTCGACCTGGACCCTCACGGCTCGATGACCAGTTATTTCGGCCACAACCCCGATGCGCTGGAACACAGTTGTTTCGACCTGTTCCTGAATAAAGGCGCCGTGCCGGATGGGTTGCCCGGCCAGTTGTTGTTGCCCACCAGTGACAAACGTATTTCCCTGCTGCCTTCCAGCACCGCGCTCGCCACCCTTGAGCGCCAGTCGCCGGGCCAGAGCGGGCTGGGCCTGGTGATTGCCAAGAGCCTTGCGCAGCTGTGGCAGGATTTCGATTACGCGATCATCGACAGCCCGCCGTTGCTGGGCGTGTTGATGGTCAACGCGCTGGCGGCCAGTCAGCAACTGGCGATTCCGGTGCAGACCGAGTTTCTGGCGGTCAAGGGCCTGGAGCGCATGGTCAACACGCTGGCGATGATCAACCGTTCGCGCAAGGTTCCGCTGCCGTACACCATCGTGCCGACGCTGTTCGACCGCCGCACGCAGGCGTCGATGGGCACCTTGAAGTTGTTGCGCGACAGTTTTCCTGAACACGTGTGGAACGCCTTTATTCCGGTGGACACGCGCTTGCGTGATGCCAGCCGTGCGGGCGTCACGCCGTCGCAGTTCGACAACAAGAGCCGGGGAGTGTTGGCGTATCGTGCGTTGCTCAAGCACATGCTCACCGAACAGCTTGTGGGACAGGTGGCCTGA
- the fliA gene encoding RNA polymerase sigma factor FliA yields MTPSGYRMYSKSSKDSQYELIERYAPLVKRIAYHLLARLPASVQVEDLIQAGMIGLLEVSTKYDSTKGASFETYAGIRIRGAMLDEVRKGDWAPRSVHRNTRMVSDAIRAIEAKTGRDAKDHEVAAELQLSLDDYYGILNDTLGSRLFSFDDLLQDGEHEGLHEDGASQSLEPSRDLEDERFQSALADAIANLPERERLVLALYYDEELNLKEIGEVLGVSESRVSQLHSQCAARLRGRLGEWRAR; encoded by the coding sequence ATGACACCGAGCGGGTATCGCATGTACAGCAAATCTTCCAAAGATTCCCAGTATGAGCTGATCGAGCGTTATGCCCCTCTGGTCAAGCGCATCGCTTACCACTTGCTGGCGCGTCTGCCAGCCAGTGTGCAGGTCGAAGACCTGATCCAGGCCGGCATGATCGGTCTGCTAGAGGTATCGACCAAGTACGACTCCACCAAGGGTGCGAGCTTCGAGACGTACGCGGGTATTCGAATCCGCGGCGCGATGCTCGACGAAGTGCGCAAGGGCGACTGGGCACCGCGCTCGGTTCACCGCAATACGCGCATGGTCAGCGACGCGATTCGTGCAATTGAAGCAAAAACCGGCCGTGACGCTAAAGATCACGAGGTTGCTGCCGAACTTCAATTGAGTCTCGACGATTACTACGGGATTTTGAACGACACCTTGGGCAGTCGCCTGTTCAGCTTCGACGACCTTTTGCAGGACGGCGAGCATGAAGGGCTGCACGAGGACGGCGCGAGCCAGTCGCTCGAACCGTCGCGCGATCTGGAAGACGAACGTTTCCAGAGCGCCTTGGCGGACGCCATTGCCAACCTGCCCGAGCGTGAACGCCTGGTGCTGGCGCTGTACTACGACGAAGAGCTGAACCTCAAGGAAATCGGTGAGGTCCTGGGTGTCAGCGAGTCGCGCGTCAGTCAGCTGCACAGTCAGTGCGCTGCGCGGTTGCGGGGTCGGTTGGGCGAGTGGCGCGCGCGTTGA
- a CDS encoding chemotaxis protein CheA, which produces MSFGADEEILQDFLVEAGEILEQLSEQLVELESRPDDADLLNAIFRGFHTVKGGAGFLQLNELVECCHIAENVFDILRKGERRVDSELMDVVLEALDTVNSMFGQVRERSDITPATPELLAALSRLAEPASADEAAAAPAPVVEAVAEAPSEDITDQEFEQLLDSLNAVKAQAAGAAVSVPAPDAPVSTPAPAADAASDEITDAEFESLLDQLHGKGQFAADAVVPAAAAAPAAQPASDEITDDEFEALLDQLHGKGSFSPDASAAPAAPVAPAAATDAKAAASDEITDNEFEDLLDQLHGKGKFEPAVAASAATATAPAKKAEPANVEPPKAEPAKPAAASAAAAPAKAAPAPAAAPAAARAPAPVAEKAPTEAETTVRVDTARLDEIMNMVGELVLVRNRLVRLGANSSDEAMSKAVSNLDVVTADLQTAVMKTRMQPIKKVFGRFPRLVRDLARQLKKEINLELVGEETDLDKNLVEALADPLVHLVRNAVDHGIESPEEREASGKARGGRVVLSAEQEGDHILLSISDDGKGMDPAVLRAIAVKRGVMDKDAADRLSDTDCYNLIFAPGFSTKTEISDVSGRGVGMDVVKTKIAQLNGSINIYSTKGQGSKIVIKVPLTLAIMPTLMVMLGNQAFAFPLVNVNEIFHLDLSTTNVVDGQEVVIVRDKALPLFYLKRWLVSSAAHEEQREGHVVILSVGTQRIGFVVDQLVGQEEVVIKPLGKMLQGTPGMSGATITGDGRIALILDVPSMLKRYAARRI; this is translated from the coding sequence ATGAGCTTCGGCGCCGATGAAGAAATCCTTCAGGATTTTCTGGTAGAGGCCGGCGAGATTCTGGAGCAGTTGTCCGAGCAGTTGGTCGAGCTGGAAAGCCGACCTGACGATGCGGACCTGCTCAATGCAATTTTTCGCGGTTTTCACACTGTAAAAGGGGGCGCCGGCTTCCTCCAGCTCAACGAGCTGGTTGAATGCTGTCACATCGCCGAAAACGTGTTCGACATCCTGCGCAAAGGTGAGCGCCGGGTCGACTCGGAGCTCATGGACGTCGTGCTCGAAGCGCTGGACACCGTCAACAGCATGTTCGGTCAGGTCCGCGAACGTTCGGACATCACACCGGCCACACCTGAGTTGCTCGCCGCGCTGTCGCGTCTGGCAGAGCCTGCGTCGGCTGACGAAGCAGCGGCTGCGCCTGCTCCGGTGGTCGAAGCGGTTGCCGAAGCGCCGTCCGAAGACATAACCGACCAGGAATTTGAACAACTCCTGGATTCGCTGAACGCCGTCAAGGCCCAAGCAGCCGGTGCTGCGGTGTCGGTGCCAGCACCTGACGCGCCTGTGTCGACGCCTGCTCCAGCGGCTGATGCGGCCAGCGACGAAATCACCGACGCTGAATTCGAATCGCTGCTCGATCAACTGCACGGCAAAGGCCAGTTTGCGGCCGATGCCGTGGTGCCTGCGGCCGCTGCCGCACCCGCGGCGCAACCTGCCAGCGATGAAATCACCGATGACGAATTCGAAGCGTTGCTGGATCAACTGCACGGCAAAGGTTCGTTTTCGCCCGACGCCAGCGCCGCTCCTGCTGCTCCAGTGGCGCCTGCTGCTGCGACCGACGCCAAGGCCGCTGCATCGGATGAAATCACGGACAACGAATTTGAAGACCTGCTGGATCAACTGCACGGCAAGGGCAAGTTCGAGCCTGCGGTAGCGGCTTCTGCAGCCACGGCCACTGCGCCGGCCAAGAAAGCCGAGCCTGCGAACGTTGAGCCACCGAAAGCCGAACCGGCCAAGCCGGCTGCTGCGTCTGCCGCTGCCGCACCTGCCAAGGCCGCTCCGGCACCTGCTGCTGCCCCCGCGGCGGCACGGGCACCGGCGCCGGTCGCCGAGAAGGCACCGACCGAGGCCGAAACCACCGTGCGCGTCGACACCGCGCGGCTGGACGAAATCATGAACATGGTCGGCGAACTGGTGCTGGTGCGTAACCGGCTGGTGCGCCTGGGCGCCAACAGTTCGGACGAAGCCATGTCCAAGGCCGTGTCCAACCTGGACGTGGTCACCGCTGACCTGCAGACGGCGGTGATGAAAACCCGCATGCAGCCGATCAAGAAAGTGTTCGGTCGCTTCCCGCGACTGGTTCGCGATCTGGCACGTCAGCTGAAGAAAGAAATCAACCTTGAACTGGTGGGTGAAGAAACCGACCTGGACAAGAACCTGGTCGAGGCACTGGCCGATCCGTTGGTGCACTTGGTGCGCAACGCGGTGGACCATGGCATCGAATCGCCGGAAGAGCGCGAAGCTTCGGGCAAGGCCCGGGGCGGTCGCGTGGTGCTCTCGGCGGAACAGGAAGGCGACCACATCCTGCTGTCGATTTCCGATGACGGCAAAGGCATGGACCCGGCGGTACTGCGCGCAATCGCGGTCAAGCGCGGGGTCATGGACAAGGATGCGGCGGACCGTCTGAGCGACACCGACTGCTACAACCTGATCTTCGCGCCGGGCTTCTCGACCAAGACCGAGATTTCGGATGTGTCGGGCCGTGGCGTGGGCATGGACGTGGTGAAAACCAAGATTGCCCAGCTCAACGGCTCGATCAATATCTACTCGACCAAGGGCCAGGGTTCGAAGATCGTCATCAAGGTGCCGTTGACCCTGGCGATCATGCCGACCCTGATGGTGATGCTGGGCAACCAGGCGTTCGCCTTCCCGCTGGTCAACGTCAACGAGATCTTCCACCTCGACCTGTCGACCACCAACGTCGTCGATGGCCAGGAAGTGGTGATCGTGCGCGACAAGGCACTGCCGCTGTTCTACCTCAAGCGCTGGCTGGTCAGCTCGGCCGCGCACGAGGAACAACGCGAAGGCCACGTGGTGATCCTCTCGGTCGGCACTCAGCGCATCGGCTTCGTCGTCGATCAGCTCGTGGGTCAGGAAGAAGTGGTCATCAAACCGCTGGGCAAGATGTTGCAAGGTACGCCAGGCATGTCGGGCGCCACCATTACCGGTGACGGCCGCATCGCCCTGATTCTCGACGTACCGAGCATGCTCAAGCGTTACGCCGCGCGGCGTATTTGA
- a CDS encoding EscU/YscU/HrcU family type III secretion system export apparatus switch protein, with protein MNTEQNPRQAIALSYDGQQAPTLTAKGDDALAEAILAIAREYKVPIYENAELVKMLARLELGDSIPKELYLTIAEIIAFAWHLKGKFPVGFDPDPEPVERDITPR; from the coding sequence ATGAACACCGAACAGAATCCGCGTCAGGCGATTGCCCTGAGCTACGACGGCCAGCAAGCCCCGACCCTCACGGCCAAGGGCGACGACGCCTTGGCCGAAGCGATCCTGGCCATCGCCCGCGAGTACAAGGTCCCGATCTACGAAAACGCCGAACTGGTGAAAATGCTTGCGCGCCTGGAACTGGGCGACAGCATCCCGAAGGAGCTGTACCTGACCATCGCCGAAATCATCGCCTTCGCCTGGCACCTCAAAGGCAAGTTTCCGGTGGGGTTCGACCCGGATCCGGAGCCGGTTGAGCGGGATATTACGCCGCGCTGA
- a CDS encoding protein-glutamate methylesterase/protein-glutamine glutaminase — translation MAVKVLVVDDSGFFRRRVSEILSSDTTIQVVGTATNGKEAIEQALALKPDVITMDYEMPMMDGITAVRHIMQRCPTPVLMFSSLTHEGARVTLDALDAGAVDFLPKNFEDISRNPDKVKQMLCEKVHSISRSNRRSTGFAAAPVVAPAASTPAPAPGALRSPAPAAGTARPAPARPLAGTSTHPAPAHHASAPATHNSPAPKRKAYKLVAIGTSTGGPVALQRVLTQLPANFPAPIVLIQHMPAAFTKAFAERLDKLCRISVKEAEDGDILRPGLALLAPGGKQMMVDGRGAVKILPGDERLNYKPCVDITFGSAAKSYGDKVLAVVLTGMGADGREGARLLKQGGSHIWAQDEASCVIYGMPMAIVKADLADAVYSLDDIGRHLVEACL, via the coding sequence ATGGCAGTCAAGGTTCTGGTGGTAGACGACTCCGGCTTTTTTCGCCGGCGCGTCTCGGAAATTCTTTCCTCTGACACAACGATTCAAGTGGTCGGCACCGCCACCAATGGCAAGGAAGCGATCGAGCAGGCCCTGGCCCTCAAGCCCGATGTCATCACCATGGACTACGAAATGCCGATGATGGATGGCATTACTGCCGTTCGCCACATCATGCAGCGCTGTCCTACGCCGGTTCTGATGTTCTCCTCGCTGACGCACGAAGGCGCCCGGGTCACCCTGGATGCACTGGATGCGGGTGCGGTGGATTTCCTGCCGAAGAATTTCGAAGACATTTCGCGTAACCCTGACAAGGTCAAGCAGATGCTGTGCGAGAAAGTGCACAGCATTTCTCGCAGTAACCGCCGCTCCACTGGTTTTGCTGCCGCACCCGTTGTCGCGCCTGCTGCGTCGACCCCTGCGCCAGCCCCGGGTGCGTTGCGCAGCCCGGCCCCGGCGGCAGGGACGGCGCGTCCTGCACCGGCGCGTCCTCTGGCCGGGACGTCCACTCACCCTGCGCCTGCTCATCACGCGTCGGCACCTGCCACGCACAATTCGCCCGCGCCCAAGCGCAAGGCCTACAAGCTGGTCGCCATCGGCACCTCCACGGGTGGTCCGGTTGCGCTGCAGCGCGTGCTGACCCAGCTGCCCGCCAATTTTCCGGCTCCGATCGTGCTGATTCAGCACATGCCGGCGGCGTTCACCAAGGCCTTCGCCGAGCGCCTCGACAAACTGTGCCGCATCAGCGTCAAGGAAGCCGAAGACGGCGACATTCTGCGTCCGGGGCTGGCGCTGCTGGCGCCTGGCGGCAAGCAGATGATGGTCGACGGCCGTGGAGCGGTGAAAATCCTGCCGGGTGACGAGCGCCTCAACTACAAGCCGTGCGTCGACATCACCTTTGGTTCAGCGGCCAAGTCCTACGGCGACAAAGTGCTCGCGGTGGTGCTGACCGGCATGGGCGCGGACGGTCGCGAAGGCGCGCGTCTGCTCAAGCAGGGCGGCAGTCACATCTGGGCGCAGGACGAAGCCAGCTGCGTGATCTACGGCATGCCGATGGCCATCGTCAAAGCCGATCTGGCGGACGCCGTTTACAGCCTGGACGATATCGGGCGTCACTTGGTCGAGGCGTGTCTGTAA
- a CDS encoding DUF2802 domain-containing protein, whose product MILEVAVIFLAVLWVATVAMFMAHTKRLRTLATQQVEADSLRDQRIRELARRLENYQGGTVKMGEDLHELRSIVAPLPDKITALEQRDPSTLSFAQAARLVSMGASVDELTQSCGLTQAEAQLMSKLHGNNG is encoded by the coding sequence TTGATTCTTGAGGTTGCGGTCATTTTTCTGGCGGTGTTGTGGGTCGCGACGGTTGCGATGTTCATGGCCCACACCAAACGCCTACGTACACTGGCCACGCAGCAGGTCGAAGCCGACTCGCTGCGTGATCAGCGCATCCGTGAGCTGGCTCGGCGCCTGGAGAACTACCAGGGCGGTACGGTGAAGATGGGCGAAGATCTGCACGAACTGCGCTCCATCGTCGCGCCGCTGCCGGACAAGATCACCGCGCTCGAACAGCGCGACCCCTCCACACTGTCCTTCGCCCAGGCCGCACGCCTGGTCAGCATGGGCGCCAGCGTCGACGAACTCACTCAGTCCTGCGGCCTGACGCAGGCCGAGGCGCAGTTGATGAGCAAGTTGCACGGGAATAATGGATAG
- a CDS encoding chemotaxis response regulator CheY, with the protein MKILIVDDFSTMRRIIKNLLRDLGFTNTAEADDGTTALPMLQSGAFDFLVTDWNMPGMSGIDLLRQVRADERLRHLPVLMVTAEAKREQIIEAAQAGVNGYVVKPFTAQVLKEKIEKIFERVNS; encoded by the coding sequence ATGAAAATCCTCATCGTTGATGACTTCTCAACGATGCGGCGGATCATAAAAAACCTGTTGCGTGACCTTGGGTTCACCAACACGGCCGAAGCAGATGACGGTACCACCGCATTGCCGATGCTGCAGAGCGGGGCCTTTGATTTCCTGGTGACTGACTGGAACATGCCTGGCATGTCCGGCATCGACTTGCTGCGTCAGGTGCGTGCCGATGAACGCCTGCGTCATCTGCCGGTGTTGATGGTGACTGCCGAGGCCAAGCGCGAGCAGATCATCGAGGCCGCTCAGGCCGGCGTGAACGGCTACGTGGTGAAGCCATTCACCGCACAGGTGCTCAAAGAAAAGATCGAGAAGATATTCGAGCGCGTCAATAGCTGA
- a CDS encoding chemotaxis protein CheW, producing the protein MKKSSAQGSEDPILQWVTFRLDNETYGINVMQVQEVLRYTEIAPVPGAPSYVLGIINLRGNVVTVIDTRQRFGLPPVEVSDNTRIVIIEADKQVVGILVDSVAEVVYLRQSEVETAPNVGNDESAKFIQGVCNKNGELLILVELDKMMSEEEWSELENI; encoded by the coding sequence ATGAAGAAGTCGTCAGCACAGGGTTCCGAAGATCCGATTCTGCAGTGGGTCACCTTCCGCCTGGACAACGAAACATATGGCATCAACGTGATGCAGGTTCAGGAAGTGCTGCGCTACACCGAGATCGCGCCAGTGCCGGGTGCGCCGAGCTACGTGCTGGGCATCATCAACCTGCGTGGCAATGTGGTCACCGTGATCGACACCCGCCAGCGCTTTGGTCTGCCGCCGGTTGAAGTCAGCGACAACACGCGTATCGTGATCATCGAGGCCGATAAGCAAGTGGTCGGGATCCTGGTCGACAGCGTCGCTGAAGTGGTTTACCTGCGTCAGTCGGAAGTCGAAACCGCGCCGAACGTGGGCAACGACGAATCCGCGAAATTCATCCAGGGCGTCTGCAACAAGAACGGCGAGCTGCTGATCCTCGTGGAGCTGGACAAGATGATGTCCGAGGAAGAGTGGTCCGAGCTGGAGAACATCTGA
- the motD gene encoding flagellar motor protein MotD: MARRRRHEEHENHERWLVSYADFITLLFAFFVVMYSISSLNEGKYKVLSEALVGVFNEAERSVKPIPIGEQKPQTVRPADPLVQDSEQTDAALGQGAQDPLKSIADDVNAAFGDLIASKQMTVRGNELWIEIELNSSLLFGSGDAMPSNQAFDLIDKVAKIIKPFDNPIHVEGFTDDQPINTGQFPSNWELSSARSSSIVRMLAMDGINPARLASVGYGEFQPLTSNATADGRARNRRVVLVISRNLDVRRSLTGSGTTANAKPDAALRRAGTQTAPVPAKPSQGVKSSSSAP; the protein is encoded by the coding sequence ATGGCCCGTCGACGTCGCCACGAAGAGCACGAAAATCACGAGCGCTGGCTGGTGTCCTACGCCGACTTCATCACGCTGCTGTTCGCGTTTTTTGTGGTCATGTACTCCATCTCGTCGCTCAACGAAGGCAAGTACAAGGTGCTGTCCGAAGCGCTGGTCGGCGTGTTCAACGAAGCCGAGCGCAGCGTGAAGCCAATCCCGATCGGTGAGCAGAAGCCGCAGACCGTTCGGCCAGCCGATCCTCTGGTTCAAGACAGCGAGCAGACCGATGCCGCCCTGGGGCAGGGCGCACAGGACCCGCTGAAATCCATCGCCGATGACGTGAATGCCGCGTTCGGCGACTTGATCGCCTCAAAACAGATGACCGTGCGCGGCAACGAGCTGTGGATCGAGATCGAGCTCAACTCCAGCCTGCTCTTCGGCAGCGGCGATGCCATGCCCAGCAACCAGGCGTTCGATTTGATCGACAAAGTGGCGAAAATCATCAAGCCGTTCGACAACCCGATTCACGTCGAAGGTTTCACCGATGACCAGCCGATCAATACGGGGCAGTTCCCGAGCAACTGGGAGCTGTCGTCGGCGCGTTCTTCGAGCATCGTGCGCATGCTGGCCATGGACGGGATCAATCCGGCGCGTCTGGCGTCGGTCGGCTACGGCGAGTTCCAGCCGCTGACGTCCAACGCCACCGCCGATGGCCGTGCGCGCAACCGTCGTGTGGTGCTGGTGATTTCCCGCAACCTGGACGTGCGCCGCAGCCTGACGGGTTCCGGCACTACGGCCAATGCGAAACCGGATGCTGCACTGCGTCGTGCTGGCACGCAAACTGCACCTGTCCCAGCCAAGCCGTCGCAAGGCGTCAAATCTTCGTCATCTGCCCCTTAA